The proteins below come from a single Gossypium raimondii isolate GPD5lz chromosome 2, ASM2569854v1, whole genome shotgun sequence genomic window:
- the LOC128034112 gene encoding uncharacterized protein LOC128034112, which yields MTQKELNLRQRRWLELLKDYDLVIDYQSGKANWVTDALSRRSSLFTLRALNAHLALNVDGSVLAELKIKPFFLQRIREFQNDDPKLIMKRSLVQDNLTTEYNIGDDGTLHYRKRIGVSNSSNLKLDILLEAHNSTYSIHPGKSKASDAVRIITACYDS from the exons atgaccCAGAAGGAGCTAAATTTGAGGCAGCGACGTTGGTTAGagctattgaaagattatgatttagtTATTGATTACCAATCGGGAAAGGCCAATTGGGTTACGGATGCACTCAGCAGGAGGTCATCATTATTTACACTTCGAGCGTTGAATGCTCATTTGGCTTTGAATGTCGATGGTTCTGTACTGGCAGAATTAAAGATTAAACCCTTTTTTCTACAACGAATTAGGGAATTCCAAAATGACGATCCGAAGTTGATAATGAAACGAAGCTTGGTTCAGGATAATTTGACTACTGAATACAATATTGGCGATGATGGCACATTGCATTACCGTAAGAGAATTGGTGTTTCAAATAGTTCAAATTTGAAACTGGATATTCTATTAGAGGCTCACAATAGTACATATTCCATTCATCCGG GTAAAAGCAAAGCATCAGACGCCGTCAGGATTATTACAGCCTGTTATGATTCTTGA
- the LOC128034116 gene encoding uncharacterized protein LOC128034116, which translates to MNERSEARTPSRAYVIRVHEKAIASDVIGGTFSLFDINVYALIDPRSTHSYICTALVDKKELFVEFIEYTIKVTNLLGMDWLSKHDAIVSCRRKQVNLKRPNGEFICVKSDGIDCITNIISALSAYVIDSKMIELKIKQVPVVKECTDILLKELLGLPSTREVEFVIELVPGTAAVLITPYRMALTELKELKVQLQELLDCRLFDRVCHLEKFQFCS; encoded by the exons ATGAATGAACGATCTGAAGCAAGAACTCCAAGTAGAGCCTATGTAATTAGAGTTCATGAAAAAGCTATTGCTTCAGATGTTATTGGGggtactttttctctctttgatattaatgtatatgcattgattgatcctagATCAACTCACTCGTATATATGCACTGCATTAGTAGACAAAAAGGAATTATTTGTTGAGTTCATTGAATATACTATCAAAGTTACGAATCTCCTGG GAATGGACTGGTTGTCTAAGCATGATGCAATAGTGAGTTGCCGAAGGAAGCAAGTTAATTTGAAGCGTCCTAATGgtgaatttatttgtgttaagtcTGATGGGATTGATTgtattacaaatataatttcgGCATTGTCAGCCTACGTTATTGATTcgaaaatgattgaattaaaaatcaagCAAGTGCCAGTAGTCAAGGAGTGTACTGATATTTTACTTAAAGAATTGCTTGGATTGCCATCAACACGTGAAGTAGAATTTGTGATCGAACTTGTGCCTGGAACAGCTGCAGTTTTGATAACGCCGTATAGGATGGCCCTTacagaattgaaagagttgaaagtgcagttgcaagagttgttaGATTGCAGATTATTCGACCGAGTGTGTCACCTTGAAAAGTTCCAGTTTTGTTcgtaa